cagaAACACGATTGGAAGTCTGTCATCGTCAACGGCACTAAATGAGTTCAATTGGTTCTTCAAAAACACTCACAAATGTGGTTAAAGTCTGAAGGTTAGGagaaaatccccaaaaatgatTGAAGGGAAAATTCTTGAACTTTTACAACGAGCATCCATTTTGCTCAATGTCCTCCTCGGCCACAACGGGTAGAACAAGATGGGAGATACGGCTCCACAGCCCGCCGAACTTGTCGGCGTCCATCTCGTTGAAGGCCGTGTTGCCGCCCGGGCCCGCCATCCTGTCTTTCAGATAGTCCTGGACCATCTCCTCGACGGCTCCCAGCTGCCCGCTGACCTCGTTCCGAGGCAGAAGCACGGTGAAAGCGAGAAAGACCTCCTTGAAGGCGGCGTTTTCGTGGTCGCAGTAGCGATAAAAAATAAGGGTGGACCCAGGCGGCAGCTCCTCCAAGTGATGGATgacggccgccgccgcccgccccTCTCCGAAACCCACCCGCAGCTGCCGGTCGATGTCCAGCTTGACCTCGTCGCTACCCCGGCCCGCCTCGGCGGCGCCGTCCACGCGCAGCGTCGAACTCCCCAGAGCCGAGGAGAAGGCGTCGGCCAGGCCCTCGGCGAGGCAGGCCAGCGTTTTTTCGGCGCCCCGGCCGGCCGTCAGGATCAGGCTGACGGGTTCGGTGGGCCGCGGGGTTTTCAGGTGCTTTTCCAAGTGGATCCTGCTCCGCTTCCACAAGTCGGGTCTCTGATTGCGGAAGCGGCTCTCCAGTTGGGACAGGGCGCTGGCGAAGGACTGGAGCTGAAAGGTCCTGACTGGAGCCGCCGCTCCTTGCGGGGATCCCCGGTATAGGGCAATCAACTTGTTCATGCCCAGCAGCAGTGGCAAAATTACAAGGAGCCCACAGAAATAATGAAGGAATCCTGAAACAAACGTCAGGACCATGTTCAGGTATGAGAGATTTTGTGGGGGGCTTGGGACAAACTATTCAGCGTCAATCACTGCCACTAAGTGGCAGTAGTGAACTGTACAACATCTGGTCAACATGGGCCCCAaagtccttgtgccctgtgaatggctggccaccgattcagggtgtcccctacctctggcccggccggagtcagctgggataggctccagcaccccccgcgtccctaatgaggataaagcggttcagaaaatgagatgagagagataaTAGtggcaaaaaattaaaataaaagccaGTTTAAGAGGTGGTCACCGTAAATTGTAAGAGATGTGTCACTTTTCGCATTTAAAGATTATCTTCTTCATTATCAGTAGTCTGAGAAACCCACCATTTCTATGCGCAAGTAACATTcaacaaatatttttcacaagAAAATCTTTGATACTAGttttgtctgtccctttaaaatAACTTTATCGTTACCTCGGGATGATCCAGCAGCGGTTCTGCTGGTAACTGCTGCTGTCTTTTTTACTTCTGAGAAAGGGGGAGGAATAATAAGTAGGGTAACAATGTTCAATTTAACAAGCAGCTAGAATTCAATTTAGGGCCTGCTTACCTTTTCTCTTGTGAGGAATGGATATATTTCCAGCCAGAAGGTGAGTGGCTCTCTGTCGCACAGGGTGTTCCATAACAGTGGGCGCCCACAAACGATAGTCACTGTGGTGGTTTAGATTTAAACGTTCGGCTTTAGCCTCCATCTGTGTTTTGTGCCCAGCCGCGCTCAAGCCCTTGTGACTCCGCGCATTGTCGGAAGATCTCGGATGTGTGCTAGGCTTTGTGAACGCGGA
Above is a genomic segment from Stigmatopora argus isolate UIUO_Sarg chromosome 8, RoL_Sarg_1.0, whole genome shotgun sequence containing:
- the LOC144078434 gene encoding torsin-1A-interacting protein 2-like isoform X2 encodes the protein MDTDIPEDTVAQLPRRSTRRHSPGTTLIFEVTPRGPLKRSKRGKNVLASPIPIVNGSKNLESGSEDEEFPSKKNRMEEAETHGGSGDKKEMDVQESSQEKTEDQEMDNEELSVDNPFQTNVEFGSTEHVTLSPYVQLGEHCFLTENPDRHFLKPAGLVSSTKESSAFTKPSTHPRSSDNARSHKGLSAAGHKTQMEAKAERLNLNHHSDYRLWAPTVMEHPVRQRATHLLAGNISIPHKRKEVKKTAAVTSRTAAGSSRGFLHYFCGLLVILPLLLGMNKLIALYRGSPQGAAAPVRTFQLQSFASALSQLESRFRNQRPDLWKRSRIHLEKHLKTPRPTEPVSLILTAGRGAEKTLACLAEGLADAFSSALGSSTLRVDGAAEAGRGSDEVKLDIDRQLRVGFGEGRAAAAVIHHLEELPPGSTLIFYRYCDHENAAFKEVFLAFTVLLPRNEVSGQLGAVEEMVQDYLKDRMAGPGGNTAFNEMDADKFGGLWSRISHLVLPVVAEEDIEQNGCSL
- the LOC144078434 gene encoding torsin-1A-interacting protein 2-like isoform X1 codes for the protein MDTDIPEDTVAQLPRRSTRRHSPGTTLIFEVTPRGPLKRSKRGKNVLASPIPIVNGSKNLESGSEDEEFPSKKNRMEEAETHGGSGDKKEMDVQESSQEKTEDQEMDNEELSVDNPFQTNVEFGIGSTEHVTLSPYVQLGEHCFLTENPDRHFLKPAGLVSSTKESSAFTKPSTHPRSSDNARSHKGLSAAGHKTQMEAKAERLNLNHHSDYRLWAPTVMEHPVRQRATHLLAGNISIPHKRKEVKKTAAVTSRTAAGSSRGFLHYFCGLLVILPLLLGMNKLIALYRGSPQGAAAPVRTFQLQSFASALSQLESRFRNQRPDLWKRSRIHLEKHLKTPRPTEPVSLILTAGRGAEKTLACLAEGLADAFSSALGSSTLRVDGAAEAGRGSDEVKLDIDRQLRVGFGEGRAAAAVIHHLEELPPGSTLIFYRYCDHENAAFKEVFLAFTVLLPRNEVSGQLGAVEEMVQDYLKDRMAGPGGNTAFNEMDADKFGGLWSRISHLVLPVVAEEDIEQNGCSL
- the LOC144078434 gene encoding torsin-1A-interacting protein 2-like isoform X4 produces the protein MDTDIPEDTVAQLPRRSTRRHSPGTKFPSKKNRMEEAETHGGSGDKKEMDVQESSQEKTEDQEMDNEELSVDNPFQTNVEFGIGSTEHVTLSPYVQLGEHCFLTENPDRHFLKPAGLVSSTKESSAFTKPSTHPRSSDNARSHKGLSAAGHKTQMEAKAERLNLNHHSDYRLWAPTVMEHPVRQRATHLLAGNISIPHKRKEVKKTAAVTSRTAAGSSRGFLHYFCGLLVILPLLLGMNKLIALYRGSPQGAAAPVRTFQLQSFASALSQLESRFRNQRPDLWKRSRIHLEKHLKTPRPTEPVSLILTAGRGAEKTLACLAEGLADAFSSALGSSTLRVDGAAEAGRGSDEVKLDIDRQLRVGFGEGRAAAAVIHHLEELPPGSTLIFYRYCDHENAAFKEVFLAFTVLLPRNEVSGQLGAVEEMVQDYLKDRMAGPGGNTAFNEMDADKFGGLWSRISHLVLPVVAEEDIEQNGCSL
- the LOC144078434 gene encoding torsin-1A-interacting protein 2-like isoform X3, whose amino-acid sequence is MDTDIPEDTVAQLPRRSTRRHSPGTTLIFEVTPRGPLKRSKRGKNVLASPIPIVNGSKNLESGSEDEEFPSKKNRMEEAETHGGSGDKKEMDVQESSQEKTEDQEMDNEELSVDNPFQTNVEFGIGSTEHVTLSPYVQLGEHCFLTENPDRHFLKPAGLVSSTKESSAFTKPSTHPRSSDNARSHKGLSAAGHKTQMEAKAERLNLNHHSDYRLWAPTVMEHPVRQRATHLLAGNISIPHKRKGFLHYFCGLLVILPLLLGMNKLIALYRGSPQGAAAPVRTFQLQSFASALSQLESRFRNQRPDLWKRSRIHLEKHLKTPRPTEPVSLILTAGRGAEKTLACLAEGLADAFSSALGSSTLRVDGAAEAGRGSDEVKLDIDRQLRVGFGEGRAAAAVIHHLEELPPGSTLIFYRYCDHENAAFKEVFLAFTVLLPRNEVSGQLGAVEEMVQDYLKDRMAGPGGNTAFNEMDADKFGGLWSRISHLVLPVVAEEDIEQNGCSL